In the Drosophila willistoni isolate 14030-0811.24 chromosome 3R, UCI_dwil_1.1, whole genome shotgun sequence genome, ATACACAGGGGCTGGATACTCTATAATTATCCAAATAATAGTTGTGAGGCTCGAGAACTCTTCGATGGCTTCTGTGTGCCACCTAATCGATTGATTTACCTGCAATTGGATGAACGCATGGCAAGAATGCGCATTATAACCAATTCCTATACACCAAGTCCTCAGTCTAGTATCACCTATATCGATAGTCAGATGGAACAGTATAGCAAAAGCGAGCCAGCCCTGGATGCCTATCTCAGCCATCGCCGTGAAGTGATCTACATTGATGCCAAACGTTGTTTCGAGGAGGTCAAGTGCGAAATAATGTCCGAATTGAATAAAACTCCGTATGTATTGGGTTACAAGTACGGCCAGCCCCCAGCTCGAATCGAATAAATTGACGGACTTGGAGAAATGTGTTCAATAATTCTTTTTGTTCATTGTTATTTACTCAAGTGGgttcttgtttttttattttccattggTTTCGTTTTGGTTTGGGTTGGGCTTATCAGCTTTCAGCCCCCAGAAAAGGAACCGTAAACATTTTTTCGTTTAGgtaaacagaaaaagaaaaagtgatttaaaattattgctatttgaattttccaccacagagaaaaaacaataaaaagaatgaaaagagagaaaaaaaaaacaaatgatttTATGACCACAAACTTAAGtgctcaatttttaattgtttgacgACGCTGATAAGTAAGTCGGAAAAATATGCGGAGGAGGTGGTTGGAGAATGGAGACGGAGGAGCGACATTTTTAATGGCACCCAAAAGTTCAATcaaagtttagtttttttttttattattattttctgtttttcgcCCTGAGGCCGTCTTTGGGCCAATACAAATTagccaaatacaaaaaaaacgaGGAAAAACAAAGCAGGTTGATGACTATTTGGTCTTCTCTCCATTTCCCCAGTGGGCTATAAGTTTAATTTAGAATAATGAAGAAAACCACGCACAAAATTGTTAacagaaatataattttattgcTTGATTCGCATAAAGAGACATCGACACTGGCCGCCATAAGTTAGCGTACCACCTTGATGTCAATGGTAAAGCAGCAGCGTTTCTGGCTCACCGGATCCCTGAGAGCCCAACGAATAGTATACGAACTGAGAGGAAACTTAGCCTCAATTGGTACATCAATTGTATAGGTATTTGTTACTCCATTCCTCACTGGACAGGTGGCAGATTTGCAGCCATCTCGCTCCAAAGTGACCAGAGGCAGTTCAACAGTCTCGCTCTTAACCCATCCCAGAGTGGCTACCAAATTGTCAGCATCGAATTTGGGTGTGAAATCGAAACTCATCTGGGCGGGACGACGACGATGAATGTGACAGGCAGCCCTCTGAGCTGCCTGTGGACAAGGAGTCACACGCACTTGATCAATACTACAGTCATCCGCACTATCCGCACACACATGATAATTAATCACCTCCGATGAGACGGAGGCCACCACAATCGATAGAACTAATAGCGAGCCACAGAAACGAAACATGATGATGAGTTGAGCTCTTTAGGCGGAATACTAAGATGCTGATGAAAAAATGTTCAACCAAGTTGGGATTAAATTTGAAAAGCGTTTCTTATCACCACTGTAGGTCACTTAGGTGAACCATTGTGAACTGTGATCACTGATAGGCAAACGAAATACACGACACGTTGGAGCGATAAGACAGACATAAGACAATCGTGTGATTAGACAGACATTTGACTCTTGTCATAGGCTCGGTTTTATGTGAAATCTGACGACTACACATTATCACCAAGGTAAGGAACTAATTGCCACCAACTGTAGCTATTCATTAGAAAACTAGACCGAACTGAAAATTTGTTGACAGGCAAAACTGTCATTTGGGTAGGACATAAAATTGTCCAACATAATTTTAAAACAccaatttttactaaatcaaTGCTCCAGACTAGAGTTTCTGCTCCCCAACCTAGATGTATAGTGTAATTTGCCATATGCCATATAGTTCGACACACTTATCAGCAAATAGAGT is a window encoding:
- the LOC6651238 gene encoding MD-2-related lipid-recognition protein; its protein translation is MFRFCGSLLVLSIVVASVSSEVINYHVCADSADDCSIDQVRVTPCPQAAQRAACHIHRRRPAQMSFDFTPKFDADNLVATLGWVKSETVELPLVTLERDGCKSATCPVRNGVTNTYTIDVPIEAKFPLSSYTIRWALRDPVSQKRCCFTIDIKVVR